The window TTGGAATCACTCGAAGTAGTACTAGGAGAAAAATTTGCTGTTAATCCAGCTGGTAATCCTATGGCACTAAACGTTACTGTCTCATTAAAATCAGGAGCAGCATTATAAGTAAATGAAAATGATCCATTACTAGGTTTACAAGTTGAAAAATCATTTGTAGCTGTAGTTAATTCAAAAGTACTTTCCTTAATTTTAAAGTTACCATTATTCACGTTAAAGAAGTAGTTCCCAACAGCTTCAACCATAATTCTAGCATTGTTAGTTTTTGTTCCAGTAGGAATGGTCACATTTCTTGATCCAGTGTTACTTACCCCACTTGCTAGAGTTACTGGATACGTATAACCTCCATCTAAAGATAACAAGATATTTACTTCAGTAGCAAGTTCAACTCTATTTGTTCCAGCAACATCCCAAGTGACAGATTTTGTCTCACCTTCATGCCAAATTTCAGTCGATAAAGGAGTATTTACTACAAAAGGCCCTACGACAGAACGAGGCATAACAATTACTTCTCCACGATCTGTTTGTCCACCATTAGGATTATTATCTCTTATGGTACACACAAATCTCATATCTCTAGAAACGGAATTAAGTGTCTCCCAAATATCATCTGAACCATTAAGAACCTCTTCAAGGTTTGGGAAATACCTAGTTGGATCTGTACTAGCAAACTTAGATCTAAACATTGGTCCAATAGTGTTAGTACTTAAAGGAGGCTGTGGAGCTCCAGTATTTGCATCTGAACCTGTGTCCCATTGCTCCCAATTGTAAGTGTAAACCTCTCCGCCATCTGGAGCTTGACCTGAGTTTGCAGTGAGTTTAAATGGGGTAGATATAGGTAAAAACTTGGTAGCTAAATTGTTTGAAATAGGAGCTGTAGGATTGCTACTATTTAGATTAAGCTCATCATCACAAACGTCAATGTCAATTGAGTTATGCATTTGTTGAATACTAACTGCGTGAAAATATGCATCAGAATTGTCTTGAACGTTAGGAGCACAAATTCCAGCATAACCCATGATAGTTGAAGCACTTCCAGTCTCAAAAGGTTGAGAGGACGGAAATCCACCAAAACAACCATTATAAAATGTATGGCTAGCACCGTATTGATGACCTATTTCGTGACATACATAATCGATATCGAATGGATCAAATTCTGGAGTAACAATTCCTGTCACACCTTCTGCCTTACCAGATCCACATGGACTGGTACCAGCGATTCCTCCACCACCTGTAGAGAAAACATGACCGATATCAAAATTTCCTGAACCTATGACTGCATTTAAATTATTTCTGTTCTCTGAAAGCATTGCAGATCCTGAATAGTTACTGTATGGATCGGTTTGAGAGTTTGTATAGATAATACTACTATTATTTCCTATCAAAGAAAATCTCATAGACATTTCAAGTTCATAAACCGAATTAACTCTTGTAAGAGTAACAACTATAGCTGCAAGAGCATCTGAAATTGCATTTCCATTTGAGGCATTACCATCATCGTGATATGCAGTATATTCAGCAGTAGCTGCAATAGCGATATCGTAAGTTCTAAAAACTCTATCTCTAAAAGCTTTAGTTGTCAAATTTGCTTCAAGTTCCTCTATCACAAGTGAATCTACCTCGTCTTGTGTATGACACTCAAAATTATCGTCACTAGGTCTATTCAAGTTTTTCCTGTTATAAATCATAATAGATTCTGGAGAAACTTTTGAATAGGGATCCATATAAAGAATCTTTTCTCCTGTGATTAATCCATGAAAACCCTTTGAAGTAATTGTAAAATAAATTTTATTCAATGGGTTCTGTTGACTTTGCCCCACGAAAGAAGTGATTTCTGGATATTGAATTTGTAATTCTGGTGACACCGTTCCTGAACTATAAACACTAAAAGTTTCAAACTGATTGTTTTCTACAGGAAAATCAACATCAATGGCTGCTCCTCCAGAGAATCTATCCACCGCATTATCTAATCTATCAGATAATGCATCTACATTTACTTCAAAAAGATCGTACGTATTTGGTTGAATAGGTTTTAAGTGATCAGCTATTTTATCTAGTTGATGAGTATTTGCTGGTTGCCATATGGATTGAGCAAACGTAAAAAAAGGCAGTAGCACCCAGAAGGTGACAAGTAATAATTTTTTCATTTGTAATTAGTTTTTGGAATCACAAATAAACAACACGTCGGCGAATAAAAAGCACCTTTCGACGTTAAAAACATAATTTTAACTAATTTATACGCTTTTAATCGATGTTTCTATCGCTTCAGGCTATGTAATAAAAAAAGCCATCGTTAATAGATGGCTTTTTATCTCGCTTTCGCGAAAGCGTAATATTATAAAATCATTTTATAATTGAAATGCGTCTCGTCCAGGATAGTATGCAGAATCACTTAGTTCTTCTTCAATACGAAGTAGTTGGTTATATTTTGCCATACGATCAGATCGAGAGGCAGATCCTGTTTTAATTTGTCCAGTGGAAAGTGCTACCGCTAAGTCTGCAATCGTGTGATCTTCTGTCTCACCACTTCTATGTGACATCACTGAAGTGTAACCAGCTTTATGAGCCATAGTAACTGCCGCAATAGTCTCACTTAGAGTACCTATTTGATTAACTTTAATAAGAATAGAGTTTGCAATTCCATTTTTGATTCCTTTTTCTAAACGCTCAACATTAGTCACGAAAAGGTCATCTCCTACCAGTTGTACTTTATCTCCAGCAAGATCTGTTAAGATTTTCCAGCCTTCCCAGTCGTTCTCATCCATTCCATCTTCAATAGATATAATTGGGTATTTGTTTGCTAATGAGGCTAAATATTCTGCCTGCTCCTTGCTAGAACGAATGACACCATTATCACCTTCAAATTTTTTGTAATCGTATTTTCCGTCCACGAAGAATTCGGCCGCAGCACAATCTAACGCAATCATTACATCTTTACCAGGAGTATAACCTGCATTTTTAATTGCTTTTAAAATCGTATCGAGAGCGTCTTCAGTGCCATCCAATGTAGGCGCAAATCCACCTTCATCTCCTACAGCTGTGCTTAAACCTCGATCATGCAGCACCTTTTTTAGGTGATGGAAAATCTCAGTACCCATTTGTAATGCATGAGAAAAACTCTCAGCTTCTACAGGCATCACCATAAACTCTTGAAAGGCTATAGGAGCATCACTATGAGAACCTCCATTAATGATATTCATCATAGGTACTGGTAATTTACATGCACTAATACCACCTATGTATTTATACAATGGCTGGTTCAATTCATTTGCTGCAGCCTTTGCACAAGCAAGGGAAACACCTAAAATTGCATTAGCACCTAATTTTGCTTTATTTGGTGTTCCGTCAAGATCTATCATCAACTGATCAATGTAAGCCTGCTCAAACACCGAGGTCCCTAACAATTCCTCTGCAATTATGGTATTTACATTGTTAACTGCATTACCTACTCCTTTTCCCATAAAGGATTTTCCTCCATCACGTAACTCAACAGCCTCGTGTTCACCAGTAGAAGCTCCAGATGGAACTGCAGCTCTTCCCATTACACCGTTAGAAGTAAATACATCTACTTCTACTGTTGGATTCCCTCGTGAATCAAATATTTGTCTTGCGTGTACTTCTATAATTGTGCTCATTATATCTCTTTATTTTTGTTGATTAAATCTATAAATTGGTCAAATAAATAAGTCGCGTCATTAGGTCCAGGTCCAGCTTCAGGATGATATTGTACCGAAAAACAAGGTTTTGAAACATGTTTAATACCAGCGACTGTGTTATCGTTAAGGTGATAATGTGTAATAGTTATATCTTTATTTTTCTCAGTCTCTTCTCTATTAATTGCGAAACCATGATTTTGTGAAGTGATTTCCCCTTTGCCGGTTTCCATATTTTTAATAGGATGATTGATACCTCTATGACCGTTATGCATCTTAAAAGTAGATATACCATTTGCAAGAGCTATAACTTGATGGCCAAGGCAAATACCGAATAGTGGCTTATTTGCTTCTAATATATCCTTAGTTGTTTTAATGGCCGATTTTAGTGGCTCTGGATCTCCTGGACCGTTTGATAAGAAATATCCATCTGGCTCAAAAGATTTCATATCCTCAAAAGATGCATCATATGGAAACACTTTGATATAAACACCTCTACTTGCTAAGTTTCGTAATATATTCCTCTTCACCCCTAAATCTAGTGCAGAAACTTTAATTGGTGCATTTTCATCACCAAAATAATACGGCTCCTTACATGATACCTTTGAGGCTAATTCTAAGCCTTTCATTGAAGGAACCTGAGACAAATCTGCTTTCAACATTTTAGGATCTACAACATCAGAAGAAATAATTGCATTTTGCGACCCATTGTCTCTAATGTACGAAACCAAAGCACGAGTATCAACGTCAGAAATAATAACAAGGTTTTGCTTTTTCAAGAACGTATGCAAATCAGAATCGGCATTTTCTCTTGAGTACACCTCTGAAAAGTTTTTACAAACAAGGCCCGCAATTTTAACAGAATTGGACTCATCATCATTTACTGACACTCCATAATTACCTATGTGTGCATTTGTAGTCACCATGATTTGTCCAAAATAACTTGGATCAGTAAAAATCTCTTGATAACCTGTTGTTCCTGTATTAAAGCAAATCTCACCTGTCGCAGTTCCGCCAGCTCCAACAGCTTTACCATGAAAAACCGTTCCATCTTCTAATAAGATGATTGCATCCTTTTTTTCTAAGTATCCCATAATTAATTAAAAATCAAAAATAATTTAAAAAAAAAGGATCAATGAATAATTCATTGATCCTTTTTTTACAAGTTATAAAGAATTTTATTCTTCTTCATTTGTATTGTTTTCAACAACAGGTGCAGATTTTGAAGAAGACTTACTTCTTCTACTACGACGTGTTGTAGATTTCTTACTGCTTGCGTCAAGTTTATAAACTTCATTGTAGTCTACAAGTTCTATCATAGCCATATCAGCATTATCACCTAATCTATTACCTAGTTTGATAATTCTTGTGTAACCTCCTGGTCTGTCAGCAACTTTTGAAGCTACATCTCTGAATAATTCGGTAACCGCTTCCTTGCTTCTAAGCTTCGAAAAAACTAAACGACGATTGTGAGTAGTATCTTCCTTTGACTTAGTGATTAATGGTTCCACGAATTGCTTTAGCGCTTTAGCCTTTGCAACCGTAGTATTTATACGTTTATGTTCAATTAGAGAACAACTCATGTTTGACAACATTGCCTTACGGTGAGCTGTTTTTCTACTTAAATGATTTACTTTTTTTCCGTGTTTCATGTTATATATATTCTTTAACTAGCTTTAAGACTAGTCACGGTCTAATTTATATTTTGCTAAATCCATACCAAAGTTCAACCCTTTGACATTTACTAACTCTTCTAACTCAGTTAAAGATTTCTTTCCGAAATTTCTAAATTTCATTAAGTCATTCTTATTGTAAGAAACTAAGTCCCCTAAAGTTTCAACCTCTGCAGCTTTTAAACAATTTAAAGCTCTTACTGATAATTCCATATCAACAAGCTTTGTTTTCAATAACTGTCTCATGTGAAGACTTTCTTCATCATAAGTTTCAGTTTGAGCTATCTCATCAGCCTCTAAAGTAATGCGCTCGTCAGAAAACAACATGAAGTGGTGGATGAGTGTTTTAGCAGCTTCTGTTAATGCATGTTTAGGATGAATACTACCATCAGTAATAATTTCAAAAACCAATTTTTCAAAATCTGTTTTTTGTTCTACACGATAGTTTTCAATACTATACTTAACATTTTTAATAGGAGTAAAGATAGAGTCTACTGCTATAGTACCTATAGCGGCATTACTGTTTTTGTTTTCCTCTGCAGGAACATAACCACGACCTTTTTCAATAGTAAGCTCTAAATTAAAACTAACATTGCTTTCGGTATTACAGATAACCATTTCAGGGTTTAGAACCTGAAAACCTGAAATATGCTTTTGCATGTCTCCAGCAGTAAACTGGTCTTTTCCTGAGAATGAAACATTAACTACTTCACTATCAACCTCGTCTATTTGTCTTCTAAAACGAACTTGTTTAAAATTTAAGATAATTTCAGTAACATCTTCCACAACACCTTCAATAGTAGAAAATTCGTGATCCACTCCTTCAATGCGGATTGATGTGATTGCAAAGCCTTCTAACGAAGATAATAATACCCTTCTAAGTGCATTACCAACTGTAAGTCCATAACCTGGTTCTAATGGTCTGAATTCGAATTTACCTTCAAAATCAGTAGAATCAATCATGATTACTTTATCCGGCTTTTGGAAATTTAATATTGCCATAAGATTATTAAATGAGTTGGTTATTATTTAGAGTATAATTCAACGATTAATTGCTCTTTTATATTTTCAGGTATTTGTAAACGTTCTGGAACAGTTACAAAAGTACCTTTCATTGATGCTTTATTGAATGTTATAAAGTCATAAACTTTATCACTACTAGATAACGCGTCATCTATTGCAGTTAGGGATTTAGATTTTTCACGTACAGCTACTTCATCACCAGGTTGTAATTGGTATGATGGGATGTTTACCAATTGGCCATTAACAGTGATATGTCTGTGTGAAACTAATTGCCTAGCGCCACGTCTAGAACGTGAAAGACCCATACGGTACACTACGTTATCCAAACGAGATTCACATAACTGAAGTAACACCTCACCAGTAATTCCTGTACTACGAACAGCCTTTTCAAACATCAGTCTGAATTGCTTTTCTAATACACCATACGTGTACTTAGCTTTTTGCTTTTCCTTTAACTGAACTGCATATTCAGATTCTTTACCACGACGTCTTGCGTTACCGTGCATACCTGGAGGATAATTTTTCTTCTCCAAAGCTTTACTAGGGCCAAAAATTGGTTCTCTAAATCTACGAGCAATTTTTGCCTTAGGACCTCTATATCTTGCCATTTGTTTTAAAATTTAAGTAAGTGATGTACTATGAATTCAGGTCTATATCCTTCAGTAGCCGAATAATCACTAGATATTATTATTAATTATTAAACTCTTCTTCTTTTCGGTGGACGACAACCATTGTGTGGTAATGGAGTCACATCAACGATTTCAGTAACCTCAATACCAGAATTATGTATAGATCGAATCGCACTTTCACGACCATTACCAGGACCTTTTACGTAAGCTTTCACTTTACGTAAGCCAGCTTCATGAGCAACTTTAGAACAATCTTCTGCTGCAAGTTGAGCAGCATAAGGTGTATTCTTCTTTGACCCACGGAAACCCATTTTCCCAGCTGAGGACCAAGAAATAACTTCACCCTTCTTGTTTGTTAATGAAATCAAAATATTGTTGAAAGATGAAGATATATGTGCTTCTCCTACACTATCAACAATAACTTTGCGCTTTTTAGCTACAGTTTTAGACTTTGCCATATTAATTGTTATTTAGTTGCTTTCTTTTTGTTAGCAACAGTCTTACGCTTTCCTTTACGAGTTCTAGAGTTATTCTTAGTACGTTGTCCTCTCAACGGAAGACCAGACCTATGACGAATACCTCTATAACACCCAATATCCATTAAGCGTTTAATGTTTAATTGAGTCTCAGATCTAAGCTCACCTTCAATAGTAAACTCTCCGATAGCAGCACGAATTTTACCGATTTCATCATCATCCCATTCGTTAACCTTCTTATCAACACTTACATCGCAAGAAATCAAAACATCTTTAGCACGATTCCTACCGATACCATAAATGTACGTTAATGCTATCTCTCCTCTTTTATTTTTTGGGATATCTACCCCTGCAATTCTAGCCATAGCTTAACCTTGTCTTTGTTTAAATTTAGGATTCTTTTTGTTGATTACATACAAACGTCCTTTACGACGTACTATTTTGCAATCAGCACTTCTCTTTTTAATTGATGCTCTTACTTTCATATCAGTATCTATAAGTGATCCTTGCTTTCGTTAAATCGTAAGGACTCATTTCTAATTTTACTTTATCTCCAGGTAATAATTTTATATAGTGCATGCGCATCTTACCTGAGATATGCGCAGTCACAACATGACCATTTTCTAACTCTACCCTAAACATTGCATTAGATAAAGCTTCAATGATTGATCCGTCTTGCTCAATTGCTGATTGTTTTGCCATTATGCTACTGCTTTTCTATTTTTTCCTGTTTTTATTAAACCATCATAATGACGATTCAGTAAATACGAATTAATCTGTTGCATTGTATCAATAGCCACACCCACCATAATTAATAATGAAGTACCACCATAAAAGAGTGCCCAAGATTGCTGAACACCTATTAAAGATATTAATGCTGGGAAAATGGCAACGGCTGCAAGAAATAATGAACCAGGTAAAGTTATCTGAGACATAATACGGTCTAAATACTCAGAAGTCTCTGTACCAGGTCTTATTCCTGGTATAAAACCGCCATTACGCTTTAAATCATCTGCCATCTTATTAGTAGGAACCGTGATCGCGGTATAAAAATAAGTGAATACTATGATTAATAATGCAAAAGTAAGATTATACCAAAATCCAAAAATGTCTGTATATGCATTACCAATGGATTTTGCCCATGAAGCATCAATTTGACCTATAGCGGATGGTACAAACATAATTGCTTGAGCAAAAATTATAGGCATTACACCAGAAGCATTCAACTTAAGAGGAATATACTGTCGAGAACCGAAAGCATTTTTCTCATAACCACCAGTTGCAGATCTACGAGCATATTGAACAGGTATTTTACGAACACCCATTACAAGCATTACACAAGCTGCAATAATCAATAACCATATTACCACTTCAACTATAATTAAAAACCAACCACCAACACCATCAACTCTAGAAGTGATTTCCTGAATAAATGCCTGAGGTAACGTCGCAATTATACCTACCATGATCAACAAAGAAATACCATTACCTATTCCTTTATCTGTTATCTTCTCACCTAACCACATAGCAAACACACAACCAGTAACTAGAATTATTGTACTTAGAACTAAAAACAATGTTTGCTGATCTTGCATCATAAATGCAGAATCAGGTACACCTAATGTTTTTAAGGAAAGCATATAACTCGGTGCTTGTATCAAACAAATACCAATAGTGAGCCAACGTGTAATTTGATTAATTTTCTTTCTTCCAGACTCTCCTTCCTTTTGAAGTTTCTGTAGGTATGGTATCGCGATACCCATTAATTGAACAACAATGCTAGCTGAAATATATGGCATAATACCTAATGCAAAAACTGATGCTTTCGCGAAAGCGCCACCTGTAAAAGCATTTAAAATACCACCAATACCGTCCTTGAAGTTAGAAGCTAATCCAACTAACTGGGTAGAATCTATACCAGGCAAGGTAATTTGAGCACCAAATCGATACACCAATAACAAACTTAAAGTCATTATGATACGATCACGCAACTCTTCAATTTTCCAGATATTCCTTAAATTATCAATTAACTTCATAGTAAAGTGTTAAACTGTTGTAGCTTGACCACCAGCTTTCTCAATTGAAGAAAGTGCTGTACCTGTAAACTTATGCGCCTCAATAGTAACGGAAGAGCTTATTTTACCTCTACCTAAAATTTTAATCAAGTCATTCTTACCGGCAAGTCTCTCTGAAATAAGATCAGAAACAGTGATTTTTTCTGAAAATCTACCCTCGTTGATATAAGACTGGATAACATCTAGATTTATACCAGTGTATTCTTTACGATTGATATTTGTGAAACCAAACTTAGGAACACGACGTTGAAGAGGCATTTGACCACCTTCAAAACCAACTTTTTTGGAATATCCAGATCTTGACTTGGCCCCTTTGTGACCACGAGTAGCAGTACCACCTTTACCGGAACCTTGACCTCTTCCTATAATCTTTGCAGATTTCTTTACAGAACCTTCAGCAGGATTTAATTTGTGTAAACTCATTTTAATAATTTTTAAGCTTCTTCGACAGAAACCAAATGTTGTACTTTAGCAATCATACCCTTAATTACCAGATTATCATCATGTTCAACAACCTGATTCATTTTACGTAAACCTAAAGATTCTAAAGTTTTCTTTTGTCTAGCAGTACGATTGATAGCACTACGAACTTTTTTGACTCTTAATTTTCCCATAACCTTAATTTATCCGTTAAAAACTTTATTTAACGAAATCCCACGTTGCTTAGCAACCATTTCAGCACTTCTCAACTGTAGTAATGCATCAAAGGTAGCCTTTACCACATTATGTGGATTAGAAGAACCTTGATTTTTACTAAGAACATCATGCACTCCCACGGCCTCTAATACAGCTCTGATGGCACCACCTGCTATTACTCCCGTACCTTCAGATGCAGGCATCAAAAGTACACGCGCACCTCCAAATTTACCTTTTTGCTCGTGAGGTATAGTACCTTTCATTAATGGAATACGTACAAGATTCTTTTTAGCATCTTCCACGGACTTTGCTATTGCTTCAGACACTTCCTTAGATTTTCCAAGACCGTGGCCAACAACGCCATTTTCATCTCCAACAACAACTATAGCTGAAAAACCGAAAGCACGACCTCCTTTTGTTACTTTAGTAACACGTTGAACACCAACTAAACGATCTTTAAGTTCAAGACCACCTGGCTTTACAGTTTCTACGTTTTTATATTTTTGATACATTATCTTAAATGTTTCTGATTAAAAATTAAGTCCACCTTCTCTAGCACCTTGCGCAAGGGAAAGAACACGACCATGGTAAAGATACCCACCTCTGTCAAAAGAAACCGTTTCAATACCGGAATCTTTAGCTTTCTTAGCAACCATTTTACCGACCTCACTAGCCGCTTCTGACTTAGAAAGTGACTTCTCAAGCTCTCTAGATGAAGCAGAGGCTATAGTAACGCCATCCTCATCGTTGATTAATTGAGCATATATCTCTTTATTACTTCTAAAAACCGATAATCTAGGACGCGAAGCAGTTCCTACAATCGTTTTTCGTATACGTTTGCGAATTTTATTTCGTCTTGCTGATTTTGAAAATGCCATAATATTTATTAATTAAGCTGATTTACCAGCTTTTCTACGAATAATTTCACCAACAAACCTTACACCCTTTCCTTTATACGGCTCAGGCTTGCGGAAACCTCTAATCTTGGCAGCTACTTGACCCACCAATTGCTTGTCAAATGATGTTAACTTCACTATTGGATTTTTTCCCTTTTCTGATATCGTTTCAACTTTAACTTCTGGAGCGATATTAAGTACAATATTATGAGAAAAACCTAGTGATAAATCTAATTTTTGCCCCTGGTTAGAAGCTCTGTAACCTACACCAACTAACTCAAGTTCTTTAGTCCAACCAGTGGAGACACCTTGAATCATATTATTAATAAGAGAACGATATAAACCATGTTTTGCACGATGATCCTTAGCATCTGATGGTCTATTAACAACAACAGCATCTGGTTCAACATCTATCGAAACATCACTATATGGCTGCTCTAACTTTCCTAACTTACCTTCAACAATTATTACATTGTCATTAATCTTAACTGTAACACCAGCAGGTATTGAAACTGGGTTTTTTCCTATTCTAGACATAACAATTTTTTAATATACGTAACAAAGAACCTCTCCACCAACATTTTCTGATCGAGCCTGCTTATCAGTCATAACACCTTGCGATGTAGAGATAATAGCAATACCCAAACCATTCAATACACGAGGTAATTCCTTAGCACCGGCGTACTTTCTAAGTCCAGGCTTAGATAGACGTTGTAAGTCCTTAATAATTGACTCCTTAGTATCACGGTCGTACTTGAGTGCGATCTTGATATTTTGCTGAGATGCAGTTTCCTCAAATTTATAACTCAAAATATACCCTTGATCAAAAAGAATTTTAGTAATCTCCTTTTTAACCTTCGATGCAGGTACATCAACTACTCTATGATTTGCTCTAACAGCATTTCTAATTCTAGTTAGATAATCTGCGATTGGATCTGTATTCATAATTTTATCTTTAAGCTGTTACCAACTAGCTTTTTTAACGCCTGGAATTAAACCTTGATTAGCCATCTCTCTAAACATAACACGGGAAATACCAAATTGCCTCATGTAACCTTTAGGACGCCCAGTCAACTTACAACGATTGTGCAACCTAACCGGTGAAGCGTTCTTAGGAAGTTTTTGTAACTCTTCATAATCACCCGCTTCCTTAAGAGCTTTACGCTTTGCAGCATATTTGTCGACTAATGCCTGACGTTTGCGCTCACGCGCTTTCATTGATTCTTTTGCCATCTCTATTAATTCTTTTTAAAAGGTAAACCTAACTCCGTTAGTAGCGATTTTGCCTCTTTATCTGTTCCAGCTGAAGTTACAAAGGTAATATCCATACCAGAAATTTTATTCACCTTATCGATATTGATTTCAGGAAATATTATCTGCTCAGTAATACCTAGATTATAATTACCCCTTCCATCAAAACCATTCGCCTTAATTCCTTGAAAGTCACGAACTCTAGGCAAAGCTACAGTTACAAAACGATCTAAAAACTCATACATTCTATCACCACGTAACGTAACTTTAACACCAATCGGCATTCCCTTACGTAATTTGAATGAAGCAACATCTTTCTTAGAAAGAGTAGCAACAGCCTTTTGACCTGTAATAGTAGTGAACTCTTCCAAAGCGTAATCAATAAGCTTTTTATCAGCTACTGCACCACCTACTCCACGACTTAATACTATCTTTTGCAACTTAGGAATTTCCATAACATTCTTATACGAAAATTCACTTTGCAGAGCCGAACTAATTCGCTCTTTATACTCTCCTTTTAGTCTAGGTACGTATGACATGATTATATAACTTCTTTAGTTGTTTTGGCTACTCTTACATTCTTACCATCCTTTGTAGTAAAACCTACTTTTGTGGACTTTCCATTTCCGTCAATCAACGACAAATTTGAAACATGTAAAGACGCCTCTTTTTCCTTAATTCCACCTTGAGGATTTGTAGCACTTGGTTTTTCGTGTTTAGATACCATATTGACACCTTCAACTATAACTCTGTCTTTAGACAATAAAACCTTTGAAACCTTTCCTTCAGCTCCTTTATGCGCACCAGCAATAACCCTAACGGTATCTCCTGTTCTTATCTTAAACTTCTTCATAATAAACTCTATAGCACCTCAGGTGCAAGTGAAACAATTTTCATGAACTGCTTATCCCGCAATTCACGAGCCACTGGACCAAATACTCTGGTTCCTCTCATATCCGATGTAGGATTCAGTAATACACATGCATTATCATCAAAACGAATATAAGAACCATCTGGTC is drawn from Nonlabens dokdonensis DSW-6 and contains these coding sequences:
- the carA gene encoding glutamine-hydrolyzing carbamoyl-phosphate synthase small subunit; the encoded protein is MGYLEKKDAIILLEDGTVFHGKAVGAGGTATGEICFNTGTTGYQEIFTDPSYFGQIMVTTNAHIGNYGVSVNDDESNSVKIAGLVCKNFSEVYSRENADSDLHTFLKKQNLVIISDVDTRALVSYIRDNGSQNAIISSDVVDPKMLKADLSQVPSMKGLELASKVSCKEPYYFGDENAPIKVSALDLGVKRNILRNLASRGVYIKVFPYDASFEDMKSFEPDGYFLSNGPGDPEPLKSAIKTTKDILEANKPLFGICLGHQVIALANGISTFKMHNGHRGINHPIKNMETGKGEITSQNHGFAINREETEKNKDITITHYHLNDNTVAGIKHVSKPCFSVQYHPEAGPGPNDATYLFDQFIDLINKNKEI
- the infA gene encoding translation initiation factor IF-1 translates to MAKQSAIEQDGSIIEALSNAMFRVELENGHVVTAHISGKMRMHYIKLLPGDKVKLEMSPYDLTKARITYRY
- the rpsK gene encoding 30S ribosomal protein S11, with translation MAKSKTVAKKRKVIVDSVGEAHISSSFNNILISLTNKKGEVISWSSAGKMGFRGSKKNTPYAAQLAAEDCSKVAHEAGLRKVKAYVKGPGNGRESAIRSIHNSGIEVTEIVDVTPLPHNGCRPPKRRRV
- the rpsD gene encoding 30S ribosomal protein S4, whose translation is MARYRGPKAKIARRFREPIFGPSKALEKKNYPPGMHGNARRRGKESEYAVQLKEKQKAKYTYGVLEKQFRLMFEKAVRSTGITGEVLLQLCESRLDNVVYRMGLSRSRRGARQLVSHRHITVNGQLVNIPSYQLQPGDEVAVREKSKSLTAIDDALSSSDKVYDFITFNKASMKGTFVTVPERLQIPENIKEQLIVELYSK
- the ykgO gene encoding type B 50S ribosomal protein L36, which codes for MKVRASIKKRSADCKIVRRKGRLYVINKKNPKFKQRQG
- the rplQ gene encoding 50S ribosomal protein L17 — protein: MKHGKKVNHLSRKTAHRKAMLSNMSCSLIEHKRINTTVAKAKALKQFVEPLITKSKEDTTHNRRLVFSKLRSKEAVTELFRDVASKVADRPGGYTRIIKLGNRLGDNADMAMIELVDYNEVYKLDASSKKSTTRRSRRSKSSSKSAPVVENNTNEEE
- a CDS encoding DNA-directed RNA polymerase subunit alpha encodes the protein MAILNFQKPDKVIMIDSTDFEGKFEFRPLEPGYGLTVGNALRRVLLSSLEGFAITSIRIEGVDHEFSTIEGVVEDVTEIILNFKQVRFRRQIDEVDSEVVNVSFSGKDQFTAGDMQKHISGFQVLNPEMVICNTESNVSFNLELTIEKGRGYVPAEENKNSNAAIGTIAVDSIFTPIKNVKYSIENYRVEQKTDFEKLVFEIITDGSIHPKHALTEAAKTLIHHFMLFSDERITLEADEIAQTETYDEESLHMRQLLKTKLVDMELSVRALNCLKAAEVETLGDLVSYNKNDLMKFRNFGKKSLTELEELVNVKGLNFGMDLAKYKLDRD
- the rpsM gene encoding 30S ribosomal protein S13 translates to MARIAGVDIPKNKRGEIALTYIYGIGRNRAKDVLISCDVSVDKKVNEWDDDEIGKIRAAIGEFTIEGELRSETQLNIKRLMDIGCYRGIRHRSGLPLRGQRTKNNSRTRKGKRKTVANKKKATK
- the eno gene encoding phosphopyruvate hydratase — translated: MSTIIEVHARQIFDSRGNPTVEVDVFTSNGVMGRAAVPSGASTGEHEAVELRDGGKSFMGKGVGNAVNNVNTIIAEELLGTSVFEQAYIDQLMIDLDGTPNKAKLGANAILGVSLACAKAAANELNQPLYKYIGGISACKLPVPMMNIINGGSHSDAPIAFQEFMVMPVEAESFSHALQMGTEIFHHLKKVLHDRGLSTAVGDEGGFAPTLDGTEDALDTILKAIKNAGYTPGKDVMIALDCAAAEFFVDGKYDYKKFEGDNGVIRSSKEQAEYLASLANKYPIISIEDGMDENDWEGWKILTDLAGDKVQLVGDDLFVTNVERLEKGIKNGIANSILIKVNQIGTLSETIAAVTMAHKAGYTSVMSHRSGETEDHTIADLAVALSTGQIKTGSASRSDRMAKYNQLLRIEEELSDSAYYPGRDAFQL